One window from the genome of Nocardioides panaciterrulae encodes:
- a CDS encoding 3-hydroxyacyl-CoA dehydrogenase NAD-binding domain-containing protein, translated as MTETSTEQAAADHETAVRYERDADGIVTLTLDDPTASANTMNDLYIASMEAAVDRLYAEVAEDEQRVTGVVIASAKKTFFAGGNLTTMVQATRDDAAEVFATCERVKAALRRLELLGRPVVAAINGAALGGGYEICLAANHRIVVDDPKAEVGLPEASLGLLPGGGGVTRTVRMLGIQPALMDVLLQGTRFKPAQALEKGLVDEVVATREELVPTAKAWIRANPDAAQNPWDAPGYKMPGGTPSNPKLAAFLPAFPALLRQQTKGADYPAQRAILSAAVEGAQVDFDTASRIESRYLTSLVVDQGSKNMIQAFFFDLQAINAGKLRPEGVSTYRATKVGVLGAGMMGAGIAYSCARAGMQVVLKDVALESAEKGRAYSEKLLDKAIARGRSTEEKKAELLGRITPTADPADLAGCDLVIEAVFEDPGLKKQVFAEVAAHVNADALLCSNTSTLPITELAAGVDRPEDFIGLHFFSPVDKMPLVEIIRGAQTSDEALAKAYDVVQQIRKTPIVVNDSRGFYTSRVIGTMVNEGLAMLAEGVHPVSLERATTQAGYPVGVLQLSDELNMELFKKISTATRTAVEAAGRTYEPHPAEAVIDTMIGLGRPSRLKGAGFYEYDESGRRLSLWKGLADTFPVAADHGEAAVPFADVQERMLFAEAIETAKCFEEGVITSAAAANIGSIMGIGFPPNTGGAAQFMQGYEHDGRIGLAAFVARAEQLAERYGERFRPTAYLRELAASGGRLPA; from the coding sequence ATGACTGAGACCAGCACCGAGCAGGCCGCCGCGGACCACGAGACCGCGGTCCGCTACGAGCGGGACGCCGACGGCATCGTCACGCTGACCCTCGACGACCCGACGGCCAGCGCCAACACGATGAACGACCTCTACATCGCGTCGATGGAGGCGGCGGTCGACCGGTTGTACGCCGAGGTGGCCGAGGACGAGCAGCGCGTCACCGGGGTGGTGATCGCCAGCGCGAAGAAGACCTTCTTCGCGGGCGGCAACCTGACCACGATGGTGCAGGCGACCCGGGACGACGCGGCCGAGGTGTTCGCGACCTGCGAGCGGGTCAAGGCCGCGCTGCGCCGGCTCGAGCTGCTCGGCCGGCCGGTCGTCGCGGCGATCAACGGCGCCGCGCTCGGCGGCGGCTACGAGATCTGCCTGGCCGCCAACCACCGGATCGTCGTGGACGACCCGAAGGCCGAGGTCGGGCTGCCCGAGGCGAGCCTGGGGCTGCTGCCGGGCGGGGGCGGCGTGACCCGCACCGTGCGGATGCTGGGGATCCAGCCGGCGCTGATGGACGTGCTGCTGCAGGGCACCCGGTTCAAGCCCGCCCAGGCCCTGGAGAAGGGCCTGGTCGACGAGGTCGTCGCCACCCGCGAGGAGCTGGTCCCCACCGCGAAGGCGTGGATCCGGGCCAACCCCGACGCCGCCCAGAACCCCTGGGACGCCCCCGGCTACAAGATGCCCGGCGGCACCCCGAGCAACCCCAAGCTGGCGGCGTTCCTGCCGGCGTTCCCGGCGCTGCTGCGCCAGCAGACCAAGGGCGCGGACTACCCGGCGCAGCGGGCGATCCTGTCCGCCGCGGTCGAGGGCGCGCAGGTCGACTTCGACACCGCCTCGCGGATCGAGTCGCGCTACCTGACCAGCCTGGTGGTCGACCAGGGCTCGAAGAACATGATCCAGGCGTTCTTCTTCGACCTGCAGGCGATCAACGCCGGCAAGCTGCGCCCCGAGGGCGTCTCCACCTACCGCGCCACCAAGGTGGGCGTGCTCGGCGCCGGCATGATGGGCGCCGGCATCGCCTACTCCTGCGCCCGCGCCGGGATGCAGGTGGTCCTCAAGGACGTCGCGCTGGAGAGCGCCGAGAAGGGCCGGGCCTACAGCGAGAAGCTGCTGGACAAGGCGATCGCGAGGGGCCGCAGCACCGAGGAGAAGAAGGCCGAGCTGCTCGGCCGGATCACCCCGACCGCCGACCCGGCCGACCTCGCCGGCTGCGACCTGGTCATCGAGGCGGTCTTCGAGGACCCGGGCTTGAAGAAGCAGGTCTTCGCCGAGGTCGCGGCGCACGTCAACGCCGACGCGCTGCTGTGCTCCAACACCTCGACGCTGCCGATCACCGAGCTGGCCGCGGGCGTGGACCGGCCGGAGGACTTCATCGGGCTGCACTTCTTCAGCCCCGTCGACAAGATGCCGCTGGTCGAGATCATCCGCGGCGCGCAGACCTCCGACGAGGCGCTGGCCAAGGCCTACGACGTGGTCCAGCAGATCCGCAAGACCCCGATCGTGGTCAACGACAGCCGCGGCTTCTACACCTCGCGGGTGATCGGCACCATGGTCAACGAGGGCCTGGCGATGCTCGCCGAGGGCGTGCACCCGGTCTCGCTGGAGCGGGCCACCACCCAGGCGGGCTACCCGGTCGGCGTGCTGCAGCTCAGCGACGAGCTGAACATGGAGCTGTTCAAGAAGATCAGCACCGCCACCCGCACCGCGGTCGAGGCCGCCGGGCGGACCTACGAGCCGCACCCGGCGGAGGCGGTCATCGACACGATGATCGGGCTTGGCCGGCCCTCGCGGCTCAAGGGCGCGGGCTTCTACGAGTACGACGAGTCCGGCCGGCGGCTCTCGCTGTGGAAGGGTCTCGCGGACACCTTCCCGGTCGCCGCCGACCACGGCGAGGCGGCCGTGCCGTTCGCCGACGTCCAGGAGCGGATGCTGTTCGCGGAGGCGATCGAGACCGCCAAGTGCTTCGAGGAGGGCGTGATCACCTCGGCCGCCGCGGCCAACATCGGCTCGATCATGGGCATCGGCTTCCCGCCGAACACCGGCGGGGCCGCGCAGTTCATGCAGGGCTACGAGCACGACGGCCGGATCGGCCTCGCGGCGTTCGTGGCGCGCGCCGAGCAGCTCGCCGAGCGGTACGGCGAGCGGTTCCGGCCCACGGCGTACCTCCGCGAGCTGGCCGCCTCCGGCGGGAGGCTCCCCGCCTGA
- a CDS encoding SDR family NAD(P)-dependent oxidoreductase, producing MDFAPPARAAAPSRRRVLVTGAASGLGLALSDAFEARGDVVLRTDAAGGDLTLDVRSDEDWAAALAHVEATWGGLDVLVNNAGVAGGGRLDVAGLDEWAWLTEVNLFGAVRGTRTFVPLFKRQRSGAIVNVASLAGLVHPAGMASYNAVKAAVVALTETTGHELAAYGVSAHVVCPSYFRTNLMASMRGRDQALARVMSHLVDSSPTSAEDVAAAVLDGLDRGEELIVPDPAARQAWALKQQDRPAYDAVMRAQAAKLEEMT from the coding sequence ATGGACTTCGCGCCGCCTGCCCGCGCCGCCGCCCCGTCCCGGCGGCGGGTGCTCGTCACCGGGGCCGCGTCCGGCCTCGGCCTGGCGCTCTCCGACGCGTTCGAGGCGCGCGGGGACGTCGTGCTGCGGACCGATGCGGCCGGCGGCGATCTGACGCTGGACGTCCGGTCCGACGAGGACTGGGCCGCGGCGCTGGCCCACGTCGAGGCGACCTGGGGCGGGCTCGACGTGCTGGTCAACAACGCCGGGGTGGCCGGGGGCGGCCGGCTCGACGTCGCCGGCCTCGACGAGTGGGCGTGGCTCACCGAGGTCAACCTGTTCGGGGCCGTGCGCGGGACCCGGACGTTCGTCCCGCTGTTCAAGCGGCAGCGCTCGGGGGCGATCGTCAACGTGGCCTCGCTGGCGGGGCTGGTGCACCCGGCCGGCATGGCGTCCTACAACGCGGTGAAGGCCGCGGTGGTGGCGCTGACCGAGACCACCGGGCACGAGCTGGCGGCGTACGGCGTGTCCGCGCACGTCGTGTGCCCGTCGTACTTCCGGACCAACCTGATGGCCTCGATGCGCGGCCGCGACCAGGCGCTGGCCCGGGTGATGTCCCACCTGGTCGACTCCTCGCCGACCTCGGCCGAGGACGTGGCCGCGGCGGTGCTCGACGGGCTGGACCGGGGCGAGGAGCTGATCGTGCCGGACCCGGCCGCCCGGCAGGCGTGGGCGCTCAAGCAGCAGGACCGTCCGGCCTACGACGCGGTGATGCGCGCGCAGGCCGCCAAGCTGGAGGAGATGACGTGA